From a single Halodesulfovibrio marinisediminis DSM 17456 genomic region:
- a CDS encoding helix-turn-helix domain-containing protein produces the protein MPRQQNNNRRISKTVVKYDPENAYAWAVIMAKITALRTQGKTMQQIGDLFGVGRDTVSRWISKEFGGEKTTFGDMLRYAKALNIPFEELLNENNKQSSISKYNHRVGRILHEFAEDSDMHSTDIATSSNVPAAEIDAIFSGQSAATPEQLYGICTAIEVNASIVLKRAAKETYSTQ, from the coding sequence ATGCCCAGACAACAGAATAATAACCGCAGAATTTCCAAAACAGTAGTCAAGTACGACCCTGAAAATGCTTATGCATGGGCTGTCATCATGGCAAAAATCACAGCCCTACGAACACAGGGCAAAACTATGCAACAAATTGGCGACCTGTTTGGCGTTGGAAGAGACACAGTCTCCCGCTGGATTAGTAAAGAATTCGGTGGAGAAAAAACAACATTCGGGGATATGCTCCGCTACGCAAAAGCTCTGAACATCCCCTTCGAAGAACTGCTCAACGAAAACAACAAACAGTCGTCAATCTCCAAATACAACCATAGAGTTGGAAGAATTCTTCATGAATTCGCTGAGGATAGCGACATGCACTCGACAGATATCGCCACATCGTCCAATGTCCCCGCAGCAGAAATCGACGCCATCTTTTCCGGACAGTCCGCCGCAACACCGGAGCAGCTATACGGCATATGCACAGCCATAGAAGTCAACGCCTCCATTGTGCTAAAACGCGCCGCAAAAGAGACATATTCAACGCAATAG
- a CDS encoding class I SAM-dependent methyltransferase, with protein sequence MEYYNNYALEYSEKTLPIDMSEQYDRFLRTLPKNGFILDAGCGSGRDALYFLKKGYQVDAFDASEEMARLAGELTGLTVKCMRFQDFKPHPIYDGIWASASLLHVPFEELHDVLTVLRQSLKPGGTLYCSFKYGIHDSVDSLGRHFTNRTCETLDKDLVNAGFTGRRSITIEHSTTPEGTLQEWVSALAIAP encoded by the coding sequence ATGGAGTACTATAATAACTATGCCTTGGAGTATTCAGAAAAAACCTTACCTATTGACATGAGTGAGCAGTACGACCGATTCTTACGTACCCTGCCCAAAAACGGTTTTATTCTGGATGCCGGATGTGGTTCCGGACGCGATGCCCTGTATTTTTTGAAAAAAGGCTATCAGGTCGATGCGTTTGACGCGTCCGAAGAAATGGCCAGACTGGCAGGCGAGCTTACTGGACTCACAGTAAAGTGCATGCGCTTTCAGGATTTCAAACCACATCCTATCTATGACGGTATCTGGGCGAGTGCTTCTTTGCTCCATGTCCCTTTCGAAGAACTGCATGACGTACTCACCGTTCTCAGACAATCACTCAAACCCGGCGGAACACTCTACTGTTCCTTTAAATACGGAATCCACGATTCTGTAGATTCACTCGGGCGGCATTTTACCAACAGAACCTGCGAAACGCTGGATAAAGACCTCGTGAATGCAGGCTTTACTGGTCGTCGTTCTATAACAATAGAACACAGCACCACACCGGAAGGCACCTTGCAAGAATGGGTTTCTGCACTGGCTATTGCCCCATAG